A stretch of Allostreptomyces psammosilenae DNA encodes these proteins:
- a CDS encoding DUF4328 domain-containing protein has translation MLCPRCATTTLTASGQCPRCDGVAAPALGSYGSYPVASGVPLIRQASGLAVASQVLLGVCVLVHLVSVVPAWNAYALFDELASDRYAVFVVDGTQEGQALLTVSLLQGLAWIATAAVFICWFQRVRRNAGVFQPQWQRHGQGWSIGSWFVPFAAYVLPARIACDVWLSSEPHRQSAGARPQRIPPLVGTWWTTWVAANILSLVSGLLTGNTAPTADDYTLLAGGYGLLTLSQLFAVAAGVLGLLVVRRVDQMQRVSASGFAGGSWSPSGYGGGAFPTEGGRERGYGYPYGSSGYGPGYGAPGAGYGPGSGAGGGQPGYGAPGYGSPGYGQGGYGPGGNG, from the coding sequence ATGCTGTGTCCACGTTGCGCCACCACGACCCTCACCGCTTCCGGGCAGTGCCCGCGCTGCGACGGGGTGGCGGCGCCCGCTCTCGGCTCGTACGGCTCCTACCCGGTGGCCTCCGGTGTCCCGCTGATCAGGCAGGCGTCCGGTCTCGCCGTCGCCAGCCAGGTCCTGCTGGGGGTGTGCGTGCTCGTCCACCTGGTCTCGGTCGTCCCGGCGTGGAACGCCTACGCGCTCTTCGACGAGCTGGCCTCGGACCGCTACGCCGTGTTCGTGGTGGACGGCACCCAGGAGGGTCAGGCCCTGCTGACCGTGAGCCTGCTCCAGGGGCTCGCCTGGATCGCCACCGCCGCGGTGTTCATCTGCTGGTTCCAGCGGGTGCGCCGCAACGCGGGCGTGTTCCAGCCCCAGTGGCAGCGGCACGGGCAGGGCTGGAGCATCGGGTCCTGGTTCGTGCCGTTCGCCGCCTACGTGCTGCCGGCGCGGATCGCCTGCGACGTCTGGCTCTCCAGCGAGCCGCACCGCCAGTCGGCCGGTGCGCGACCGCAGCGCATTCCGCCGCTGGTGGGCACCTGGTGGACGACCTGGGTGGCGGCCAACATCCTGTCCCTGGTCAGCGGCCTGCTGACCGGGAACACCGCTCCGACCGCGGACGACTACACGCTGCTGGCCGGGGGGTACGGGCTGCTGACGCTCTCCCAGCTGTTCGCGGTGGCGGCCGGTGTGCTGGGGCTGCTGGTGGTGCGGCGGGTCGACCAGATGCAGCGGGTCAGCGCCTCCGGGTTCGCGGGCGGCTCGTGGTCGCCGTCCGGCTACGGCGGCGGCGCCTTCCCCACGGAGGGGGGACGCGAGCGGGGCTACGGCTACCCGTACGGTTCCTCCGGCTACGGGCCGGGCTACGGTGCGCCGGGCGCGGGCTACGGGCCCGGGAGCGGCGCGGGCGGCGGTCAGCCGGGGTACGGCGCGCCCGGCTACGGCTCGCCGGGGTACGGCCAGGGTGGCTACGGGCCGGGCGGCAACGGCTAG